One stretch of Schlesneria sp. DSM 10557 DNA includes these proteins:
- a CDS encoding transketolase — protein sequence MANATGMEIERLKETAKAIRRLIITITTEAGSGHPTSSLSAVEVVTALYFGGFLRHHKENPRDPLRDRFILSKGHAVPVLYSALCQAGYYSVDEIRTLRKLGSPFEGHPNMKRLETMEASTGSLGQGLSLGVGHALGCRLDGIDAHTYVMLGDGEMGEGQVWEAVASAEKYRLSNLTAIVDQNGFQQTGSTKDVLDLKPFAPKFEAFGWHTQVIDGNSMESVVSALETVKSVTDRPTAIISQTKKGFGILPILEAAGDLNYHGKPLSHELAQQALSLLS from the coding sequence GTGGCCAACGCGACAGGCATGGAGATCGAACGGCTGAAGGAGACGGCGAAAGCCATCCGGCGGCTGATCATCACGATCACCACGGAAGCGGGAAGTGGCCATCCGACCAGCAGTCTTTCTGCAGTTGAAGTCGTCACCGCCCTGTACTTCGGCGGCTTCCTGCGACATCACAAAGAGAATCCTCGAGACCCGCTCAGGGACCGATTCATTCTCAGCAAAGGACACGCGGTTCCTGTTCTGTACTCGGCGCTCTGTCAGGCAGGCTATTACTCCGTCGACGAAATTCGGACGCTGCGAAAGCTGGGGAGTCCCTTCGAGGGGCATCCCAATATGAAACGTCTGGAGACCATGGAAGCCTCGACTGGTTCACTGGGGCAGGGGCTCTCACTGGGGGTGGGCCATGCGCTGGGCTGTCGTCTCGATGGAATCGACGCTCATACATACGTGATGCTGGGTGATGGAGAGATGGGCGAAGGGCAAGTCTGGGAAGCGGTCGCGTCTGCCGAGAAGTATCGGCTGTCAAACCTGACTGCGATTGTGGACCAGAACGGTTTCCAGCAGACAGGCTCGACAAAGGACGTACTGGATCTCAAGCCGTTCGCTCCCAAGTTCGAAGCGTTCGGCTGGCACACACAAGTAATCGATGGAAACTCGATGGAATCCGTCGTCAGCGCCCTCGAGACAGTGAAGTCTGTAACGGACCGGCCGACAGCCATCATTTCTCAAACGAAAAAAGGATTCGGAATCCTGCCGATACTCGAAGCGGCAGGAGACCTGAACTATCATGGAAAACCACTCTCGCATGAGCTGGCTCAGCAGGCCCTTTCACTGTTGAGCTGA